The Vicinamibacterales bacterium genome window below encodes:
- a CDS encoding VWA domain-containing protein translates to MISKSIVNALRAPFAVALAVAGWSASGATMAQQQTGAPLQRPAAVFRSGVDLVTVNVVVRDRNGAVVRGLTRDDFTILEDNKPQTIATFDFEEIESPPSEAVPAAVPTVLGRVGQSGTGVRSSGTGVQSSGTGVSPVSPTPLDLHGRRLIAMLFDLSSMQPGEMIRSAASARDYIEKRLTPADMVAIATLSTTLQVLQDFTSDRDALLGTIDRLSGVEGAGFDEPVATDPTDDSATAFAPDDAEFTLFNTDRRLQALQALTDAMAGIEQKKSLVYFSSGMAQSGMDNRVAMRTVIDHAVRANVSIYAADMRGLQALGPAGDASQASTRGQSAFSGRAVSGRFDTMAASQDALSSLAEDTGGRAFFDQNDVKAVFDRVVADSSAYYLLGFTSSNRGRDGRFRRIKVGLKRPDLELEYRAGYYAPRDFAHSGRDDREQQLTEQLFSDLSVTDLPVYASSAYFRLRGNRYFVPLWVVVPGSKVPFATSRDKDRATIDVMGFVRDGEGRPVARIRDTISLSVAATEAIQRKNVQYQSDLELPAGTYSLKVVVRENATGTMGSFEGALNVPDLSRVPMRVSSVVVGTRLQAAPKKEARNPLVQNGQELVPSIAHVVPAGQRLYFYYEMYDAAAAAGSVRVLSNVVFFRGQKKVFETSLVEATAVSAPDRKAVTFQLDVPTDDLPPGLYTCQLTLIDDIAGTFAFPRLPVFVRR, encoded by the coding sequence ATGATCAGTAAGTCGATCGTGAACGCACTCCGGGCTCCGTTCGCCGTCGCGCTGGCCGTCGCGGGATGGTCCGCCTCGGGCGCGACGATGGCGCAGCAGCAGACCGGGGCGCCACTCCAGCGACCGGCCGCCGTCTTTCGTTCCGGAGTGGACCTCGTCACGGTGAACGTCGTGGTCCGGGATCGGAACGGCGCGGTGGTGCGCGGCCTGACCCGCGACGACTTCACGATACTCGAGGACAACAAGCCGCAGACGATCGCGACATTCGACTTCGAGGAGATCGAGTCGCCACCGAGCGAGGCCGTCCCGGCTGCCGTCCCGACCGTGCTCGGCCGCGTGGGACAGAGTGGCACGGGCGTCCGATCGAGTGGCACGGGCGTCCAATCGAGTGGCACGGGCGTCTCGCCCGTGTCTCCAACCCCGCTCGATCTCCACGGCCGGCGACTCATCGCGATGTTGTTCGACCTCAGCTCGATGCAGCCCGGGGAGATGATCCGGTCCGCGGCGTCCGCGCGCGACTACATCGAGAAGCGGCTGACGCCGGCGGACATGGTGGCGATTGCCACGCTCTCCACGACGCTGCAGGTGCTGCAGGACTTCACCTCTGACCGCGACGCGTTGCTGGGGACGATCGACCGGCTGAGCGGCGTGGAAGGCGCGGGCTTCGACGAGCCGGTCGCGACCGATCCCACCGACGACAGCGCCACCGCGTTTGCTCCGGATGACGCCGAATTCACCTTGTTCAACACCGACCGCCGACTGCAGGCGCTCCAGGCGCTCACCGACGCGATGGCCGGCATCGAACAGAAGAAATCCCTGGTCTACTTCAGCAGCGGGATGGCTCAGAGCGGCATGGACAATCGCGTCGCCATGCGCACGGTCATCGACCATGCGGTGCGCGCGAATGTCTCCATCTACGCCGCCGACATGCGAGGGCTGCAGGCGCTCGGGCCTGCGGGCGATGCCAGCCAGGCCAGCACGCGCGGCCAGTCCGCGTTCTCGGGGCGGGCCGTCTCCGGTCGCTTCGACACGATGGCGGCATCGCAGGATGCCCTCTCCTCGCTGGCCGAGGATACGGGCGGACGCGCATTCTTCGACCAGAACGACGTCAAGGCCGTGTTCGATCGCGTGGTGGCCGATTCGTCCGCGTACTACCTGCTTGGCTTCACCAGCAGCAACCGTGGGCGTGACGGCCGATTCCGCCGGATCAAGGTCGGCCTGAAGCGACCCGATCTCGAGCTGGAATACCGTGCCGGCTACTATGCGCCGCGTGACTTCGCGCACTCCGGGCGCGACGACCGCGAGCAGCAGCTGACCGAGCAGTTGTTCTCGGACCTCTCGGTCACCGACCTGCCGGTGTACGCCTCATCGGCCTACTTCCGACTGCGCGGCAACCGCTACTTCGTGCCGCTGTGGGTGGTCGTGCCAGGGTCGAAAGTGCCGTTCGCCACTTCGCGTGACAAGGATCGGGCGACGATCGATGTGATGGGCTTCGTCCGTGACGGAGAGGGCCGGCCGGTCGCGCGGATTCGCGACACGATCAGCCTGTCGGTGGCCGCCACCGAGGCGATCCAGCGGAAGAACGTCCAGTACCAGAGCGATCTCGAACTGCCTGCCGGCACGTATTCGCTCAAGGTCGTGGTCCGCGAGAACGCCACGGGCACGATGGGATCGTTCGAGGGCGCGCTGAACGTGCCCGACCTCTCGCGTGTACCAATGCGTGTGAGTTCCGTCGTCGTCGGCACGCGGCTGCAAGCGGCGCCGAAGAAGGAGGCGCGCAATCCGCTCGTCCAGAATGGCCAGGAACTCGTCCCGAGCATCGCCCACGTCGTGCCGGCCGGCCAGCGGCTCTACTTCTACTACGAGATGTACGACGCTGCGGCCGCGGCCGGTTCCGTGCGTGTCCTCTCAAACGTGGTGTTCTTCCGGGGACAGAAGAAGGTGTTCGAGACGAGCCTCGTGGAGGCGACGGCCGTGTCCGCCCCGGACCGAAAGGCCGTGACGTTCCAGCTCGACGTGCCGACCGATGACCTTCCGCCGGGTCTCTACACGTGCCAGCTGACCCTCATCGACGACATCGCCGGGACCTTCGCGTTCCCACGGCTCCCCGTGTTCGTGCGGCGATGA